The following coding sequences lie in one Rickettsiella endosymbiont of Rhagonycha lignosa genomic window:
- a CDS encoding amino acid permease: MFNKFDTKLLGGILLIVGTAIGGGMLALPIATAEAGFTNSLILLFLCWFIMTASAFLVLEVNLWLPANTNIISMSRILLGRWGESIAWISYLLLFYSVLAAYMAGSGDFLSGLLLNLGFKIPNWLSIFLFTAILSYVVYQGIHYVDYVNRGLMFSKFSIYILLILFIIPSISSTKLKDGNLFYLTSGATVMITSFTFANIIPSLRTYFKDDIPKLRKAILIGSLIPLFCYLFWDLCIMGVLSREGNHGLISMLHSKHSTSEFVMQLSNTLNNPLITFMTRIFTSICLATSFLASGLSLSDFLADGLRTTKRGKGGVIVYLATFLPPMTVVLFYPGAFIGALSYAGIYCAILFVLLPSLMAWRGRYRKNSLAKGFRVKGGRPLLLGLGIAGVLFISNGVQIAFT, encoded by the coding sequence ATGTTTAACAAATTTGATACTAAACTTCTTGGGGGTATTTTACTCATAGTCGGAACAGCAATAGGGGGCGGAATGCTAGCATTACCTATTGCGACGGCCGAAGCTGGATTTACAAATTCTTTGATTCTTCTGTTCCTATGCTGGTTCATTATGACCGCCAGCGCTTTTTTGGTCCTTGAAGTTAATTTATGGCTTCCTGCAAATACTAATATTATTTCCATGTCGAGAATTTTATTAGGTCGTTGGGGTGAATCTATTGCCTGGATAAGTTATCTATTATTATTTTATTCCGTACTTGCAGCCTATATGGCGGGTAGTGGAGATTTTCTTAGTGGGTTATTGCTTAATTTAGGTTTTAAAATACCCAACTGGTTATCTATATTCCTATTCACTGCTATTTTAAGTTACGTGGTTTATCAAGGCATACATTATGTCGATTATGTGAATCGTGGTTTGATGTTTAGTAAATTTAGCATTTATATTTTACTTATTTTATTTATTATTCCATCTATTTCTAGCACTAAGTTAAAAGATGGAAACTTGTTTTACTTAACAAGCGGAGCAACAGTAATGATAACCTCATTTACTTTTGCGAACATCATACCAAGCTTACGCACTTATTTTAAAGATGATATTCCCAAATTGCGAAAAGCTATTTTAATAGGTAGTTTAATTCCTTTATTTTGTTATTTATTTTGGGATCTATGTATCATGGGAGTACTCTCTCGTGAAGGAAATCATGGGCTAATTAGCATGTTACATTCCAAACACTCAACCAGTGAGTTTGTTATGCAATTAAGTAACACATTAAATAATCCATTAATCACGTTTATGACCAGAATTTTTACTTCAATTTGCTTAGCTACCTCTTTTCTAGCCAGCGGATTGAGTTTATCTGATTTTTTGGCTGATGGTCTACGCACTACCAAGCGAGGAAAGGGTGGAGTTATTGTTTATTTAGCTACTTTTTTACCACCTATGACAGTAGTATTATTTTATCCGGGTGCTTTTATAGGTGCATTAAGTTATGCTGGAATTTATTGTGCAATACTTTTTGTTTTGCTTCCATCTCTAATGGCCTGGCGCGGACGTTACAGAAAAAATTCTTTAGCGAAAGGATTTAGAGTTAAAGGAGGAAGGCCATTATTACTAGGCCTTGGTATTGCAGGCGTTTTATTTATAAGTAATGGAGTCCAAATAGCTTTTACCTAA
- a CDS encoding HPr family phosphocarrier protein, whose product MICKIITINNKLGLHARASMKWVKIARCFISQITLKCNGKQVDGKSILEVMGLTARQGSPVEVIVQGEDEAAALTVLEKLVTDRFGEEG is encoded by the coding sequence ATGATATGTAAAATTATTACGATAAATAACAAATTGGGATTACATGCACGTGCTTCTATGAAGTGGGTCAAAATCGCAAGATGTTTTATTAGCCAAATTACGCTCAAATGTAATGGTAAACAAGTAGATGGAAAGAGTATTTTAGAAGTGATGGGGCTTACAGCCCGGCAAGGTAGTCCTGTTGAAGTCATCGTTCAAGGAGAAGATGAAGCTGCAGCCTTGACGGTGCTTGAAAAATTAGTTACTGATAGGTTCGGTGAAGAGGGGTGA
- a CDS encoding helix-turn-helix transcriptional regulator has product MSFKHTLNNTLEYLIKKWGININQLHKHTGIPLSTLKRLRLNKENNPTLASLAPIANYFSISLDQLTGREALSKKNKQIDGLTIPLIHWKDILNIPKNRNHLAFSSLLIRDITLNENSFALVIRDNNTNNFLAGSLLVIDPSLKGRNRDFIIIYKKGETKPQLMQKIIYENKTYIKNLTIESEIIKFSDLYKIIGVVIQIRMNCKKSRSYVNFEDEKGHGTQKY; this is encoded by the coding sequence TTGTCTTTTAAACACACACTCAATAATACTTTAGAATATCTAATAAAAAAGTGGGGGATAAATATCAATCAACTCCACAAACACACTGGTATTCCACTCTCAACACTAAAACGCTTAAGATTAAATAAAGAAAATAATCCTACACTAGCATCCTTGGCTCCCATCGCAAACTATTTTTCTATATCACTTGATCAATTAACTGGAAGAGAAGCTCTATCTAAAAAAAATAAACAAATCGATGGTTTGACTATTCCTCTGATACACTGGAAAGATATTCTTAATATTCCTAAAAATAGAAACCATCTAGCTTTTTCGTCATTATTAATAAGAGATATAACATTAAATGAAAACAGTTTTGCCTTAGTGATTAGAGATAATAATACGAATAATTTCTTAGCGGGATCTTTGTTAGTCATTGATCCTAGTTTAAAAGGGCGCAATCGAGATTTTATAATAATATATAAAAAAGGAGAAACGAAACCGCAGCTAATGCAAAAAATTATTTATGAAAATAAAACTTATATTAAAAATTTGACTATTGAATCTGAAATTATTAAATTTTCAGATCTTTACAAAATTATAGGCGTAGTTATACAAATAAGAATGAATTGCAAAAAAAGTAGATCTTATGTTAATTTCGAGGATGAAAAAGGCCACGGCACCCAAAAATATTAA
- the pmbA gene encoding metalloprotease PmbA: MTTQIENQHPLGLINKQADYKNLLTELMNMAKKQGVTQTEASISHDTGFSVTVRNQEVETIEHNRNKSLGINVYFGRKKGSASTSDFSAQAIKSTFEAACHIARFTTEDPFNGLAESQFLEKTPSDLDLCHPWSIDPQNAIALGKECEANALAIDSRLTFSEGVSLSTQEAIYVYANSNGFLAGYPSSLHNISCNLIAKDKMGMQRDGSFTINRNPDQLQSIEKLAKEAADNTVKRLSARRISTCQVPVIYHSEIAPGLIRTFLEAISGGTLYRNASFLVDHIGKPVFAKRISIYEKPHMLSALGSAPFDDEGVRTSDRVLIDEGILCGYLLNSYSARKLGLQTTGNAGGFHNILLKTSQFKLNDLLKQMEKGLLVTEVMGQGINLVTGDYSRGAAGFWVENGEILFPVEEITIAGNLKDMYQNIVAIGNDINYKSTIQTGSILLENMMIAGMQNSQIEQ, encoded by the coding sequence ATGACTACCCAAATAGAAAATCAGCATCCATTAGGGTTAATAAATAAGCAAGCAGATTATAAAAATTTGTTAACTGAATTGATGAACATGGCAAAAAAACAAGGGGTTACTCAAACAGAAGCTAGCATTAGTCATGATACCGGATTTTCAGTCACTGTTCGCAACCAAGAAGTTGAAACAATTGAACATAATCGGAATAAAAGTTTAGGAATAAATGTTTATTTTGGTCGCAAAAAAGGTTCTGCAAGTACCTCAGATTTTAGCGCTCAAGCCATAAAAAGCACTTTTGAAGCGGCTTGTCATATAGCACGTTTTACTACTGAAGATCCTTTTAATGGCCTAGCTGAATCGCAATTTTTAGAAAAAACACCCTCTGATTTAGACCTTTGTCATCCTTGGTCAATTGACCCACAAAATGCTATTGCATTAGGTAAAGAATGCGAAGCAAATGCGCTCGCTATAGACAGTAGATTAACATTTTCAGAAGGAGTCAGCTTATCTACACAGGAAGCTATTTATGTTTATGCAAACAGTAATGGGTTTCTAGCTGGGTATCCTAGCTCGTTGCATAACATTTCTTGTAATCTGATAGCAAAAGATAAAATGGGTATGCAGCGGGATGGTAGCTTCACAATAAATCGCAATCCAGATCAACTCCAATCGATTGAAAAATTAGCCAAAGAAGCTGCTGATAATACCGTTAAACGCTTAAGTGCAAGACGTATTTCAACCTGCCAAGTCCCAGTGATTTATCATTCAGAAATCGCCCCCGGCTTGATTAGAACTTTTCTTGAGGCAATTTCGGGGGGAACACTTTATCGCAACGCCTCTTTCTTGGTCGACCATATCGGAAAACCCGTTTTTGCTAAAAGAATCTCTATTTATGAAAAACCTCATATGCTGAGTGCTTTAGGAAGTGCTCCTTTTGATGACGAAGGAGTCCGTACTAGCGATCGTGTTTTAATTGATGAGGGTATTTTATGCGGATATTTATTAAATAGTTATTCAGCCAGAAAGCTAGGCTTGCAAACAACAGGAAATGCAGGTGGGTTTCATAATATTTTGCTAAAAACGAGTCAATTTAAGCTTAATGATCTATTGAAACAAATGGAAAAAGGTTTATTAGTCACGGAGGTTATGGGACAAGGTATTAATTTAGTAACGGGCGATTACTCTCGTGGTGCAGCTGGTTTTTGGGTTGAAAATGGAGAGATCCTATTTCCTGTGGAAGAAATTACTATTGCTGGTAACTTAAAAGATATGTATCAAAATATTGTGGCTATAGGCAATGATATTAATTATAAGAGCACCATTCAAACTGGCTCAATCTTATTAGAAAATATGATGATCGCGGGCATGCAAAACTCTCAAATAGAGCAATAA
- a CDS encoding rhodanese-like domain-containing protein, with protein sequence MQQFIEFSLQHWELWLVFFVILILLLTFELHAKLTGTLPLSVQEAIFKVNREDAIFLDVRDELSFKKGHIAESVNIPFSELKARLSELDSYLERPIIINYSQGQSHHKIGRLLKNAGFAKCFHLKGGIMSWQNAALPIIKS encoded by the coding sequence ATGCAGCAGTTCATTGAATTTAGTTTACAACATTGGGAGCTATGGCTAGTTTTTTTTGTAATTTTAATTTTATTACTGACTTTTGAATTACATGCTAAGTTAACCGGTACGTTGCCTCTTAGTGTCCAAGAGGCTATTTTTAAGGTTAACCGAGAAGACGCGATTTTTTTAGATGTTCGTGATGAGCTCAGTTTTAAAAAAGGACATATTGCTGAGTCTGTTAATATACCTTTTTCTGAACTCAAAGCTAGACTAAGTGAACTTGACTCATATCTAGAAAGGCCTATTATCATTAACTATAGTCAGGGGCAATCACACCATAAAATTGGTAGACTATTAAAAAATGCAGGGTTTGCAAAATGTTTCCACCTTAAAGGTGGGATTATGAGCTGGCAAAATGCCGCTTTACCTATTATTAAAAGCTAA
- a CDS encoding response regulator: MGYQADIAINGQQTLDMCLNRTYNLIILDAGLPDMPGVEVGKRIRILEKNNKANRMPIILLSAYPTNNLKKWCQEAEIDNFSTKPIPYKDLYIMLENIFNQKPVNNEMI, from the coding sequence ATGGGCTATCAAGCTGATATTGCCATAAATGGGCAGCAAACCTTAGATATGTGTCTGAATAGGACTTATAACCTTATTATTCTCGATGCCGGTTTGCCTGATATGCCAGGAGTTGAAGTTGGAAAGAGAATTCGTATACTGGAAAAAAATAATAAAGCGAACCGAATGCCGATAATATTATTAAGTGCATATCCTACTAATAATTTAAAAAAATGGTGCCAAGAAGCCGAAATAGATAATTTTTCAACGAAGCCTATCCCATACAAAGATTTATATATTATGTTAGAAAATATTTTTAATCAGAAACCAGTCAATAATGAAATGATTTAA
- a CDS encoding CBU_0592 family membrane protein, translated as MKIKGFLYNFINLLGAGLLVYVTFQPMQIDFFIFTTLWTFISIIRLYKSFK; from the coding sequence ATGAAAATAAAAGGCTTTCTTTATAATTTTATTAATCTGCTTGGAGCTGGATTGCTTGTTTATGTTACTTTTCAACCTATGCAAATAGATTTTTTCATTTTTACAACGCTATGGACTTTCATAAGCATAATAAGACTTTATAAGAGTTTTAAGTAA
- the htpG gene encoding molecular chaperone HtpG gives MTTLVEKQTLGFKTESAQLLDLMIDKIYKNKEIFLRELISNAHDAIEKLRFKALSNPQIYEEDAEPKIALVIDKDNQTVILTDNGIGMTFDEVIANLGTIAKSGTKEFLDSLTGDANKDTQLIGQFGVGFYAAFMVADKVTVKTRAAGEPSERGVCWEYNRGSESKDGYTIESIFKPERGTEIILHLKKDETEFLEDWRLRSIITKYSDHITLPISMKKNVIPNETSSDIEENKSIEKETETTWETVNNATAIWTLSKDQINAEEYKKFYNHLTHDQNDPFTWIHNKIEGKQEYTTLLYIPLQAGPFEFWNHEKPRGLKLYVKRVFIMDDAEQFLPRYLRFVKGIIDSNDLPLNISREVLQNNKQIDNIRSAITKRILETLIYLSKEQTEKYLQFWKEFGNILKEGLAEDFVNRDSLSKLLRFSSTYLNNNAQTVSLEDYVSRMNPEQDKIYYITAENFAAANNSPNLEIFRDKGIEVLLLHDRIDEWLVAHLTEFDGKNLQSVAKDSDISGIAEEKNKELLQQNEDEFRPLLKQIQEILKDKVKEVRISVRLTSSPACVVTEQNALSSQMQRILQATGQTVPTSKPILELNTQHKLIQNLKYIQDDSLLAEWSHLFLEQSILAEGGQLEDPAGFVKRLTNLLLINKN, from the coding sequence ATGACGACCCTAGTTGAAAAACAGACATTAGGCTTTAAAACAGAAAGCGCTCAGCTATTAGACCTAATGATTGATAAAATTTATAAAAATAAAGAAATTTTTTTACGCGAACTAATCTCTAATGCTCACGATGCCATAGAAAAATTACGTTTTAAAGCTTTATCAAATCCACAAATTTATGAAGAAGACGCTGAACCTAAAATTGCTTTAGTCATTGATAAAGACAACCAGACCGTCATATTAACTGATAATGGAATCGGTATGACTTTCGATGAAGTTATTGCAAATCTCGGCACCATCGCAAAATCAGGCACCAAAGAATTTTTAGATTCGTTAACAGGGGATGCTAACAAAGACACTCAGCTTATTGGGCAATTTGGAGTTGGATTTTATGCTGCATTTATGGTAGCCGATAAAGTGACGGTTAAGACTCGTGCAGCAGGAGAACCTTCAGAAAGAGGTGTTTGCTGGGAATATAACCGAGGCTCTGAATCTAAGGATGGATACACCATTGAAAGCATATTCAAACCTGAACGAGGCACTGAGATCATATTACATTTAAAGAAAGATGAAACTGAATTTTTAGAAGATTGGCGCTTAAGGAGTATTATTACTAAATATTCGGATCATATTACTTTGCCTATTAGTATGAAGAAGAACGTAATCCCAAATGAGACTTCTTCCGATATTGAAGAAAACAAGAGTATTGAAAAAGAAACTGAAACTACTTGGGAAACGGTTAATAACGCTACTGCAATATGGACGCTTTCTAAAGACCAAATTAATGCTGAGGAATATAAAAAATTTTATAATCACCTCACTCATGACCAGAATGACCCTTTTACTTGGATTCATAACAAAATAGAAGGGAAACAGGAATATACTACATTACTCTATATACCTTTACAGGCTGGCCCATTTGAATTTTGGAATCATGAAAAACCTCGAGGCTTAAAACTCTATGTTAAACGCGTCTTTATTATGGATGACGCTGAACAATTCCTGCCTCGTTATCTACGATTCGTAAAAGGAATTATAGACAGCAATGATCTTCCATTAAATATTTCACGAGAAGTTTTACAAAATAATAAACAAATTGATAATATACGCTCGGCTATAACCAAACGAATTCTTGAAACCTTAATCTATCTTTCTAAAGAACAAACTGAAAAATATTTACAATTTTGGAAGGAATTTGGCAATATTTTAAAAGAAGGTTTAGCAGAAGACTTTGTAAATCGCGATTCATTATCTAAACTTTTAAGATTTAGCTCAACTTATTTAAATAATAACGCGCAAACGGTAAGTTTAGAAGATTACGTATCACGTATGAATCCTGAGCAAGATAAGATTTACTATATCACCGCAGAAAATTTTGCCGCAGCAAACAATAGTCCTAATTTAGAAATTTTTCGCGATAAAGGCATAGAAGTATTACTATTACATGATCGTATCGATGAATGGTTGGTTGCGCACTTAACTGAGTTTGATGGAAAAAATTTACAATCTGTTGCTAAAGATTCTGATATCTCAGGGATAGCTGAAGAAAAAAATAAAGAATTGTTACAACAAAATGAAGATGAATTTAGACCTTTATTAAAGCAAATTCAAGAGATACTCAAAGATAAAGTAAAAGAAGTTCGTATTTCGGTGCGCTTAACCAGTTCCCCTGCCTGTGTTGTCACCGAACAAAACGCATTGAGCAGTCAAATGCAGCGTATTTTACAAGCCACGGGTCAAACTGTGCCTACTAGTAAACCAATATTAGAATTAAATACTCAACATAAATTAATTCAAAATTTAAAATACATACAAGATGACTCTCTTCTGGCAGAATGGTCACATTTATTTTTAGAACAATCGATACTGGCTGAAGGTGGACAACTTGAAGACCCTGCTGGATTTGTGAAAAGATTAACTAATTTATTATTAATTAATAAAAATTAA
- a CDS encoding N-acetylmuramoyl-L-alanine amidase-like domain-containing protein: MFIPLSFADTQANDEIVNQLISLNQNYPIQRRIEIQSAALLNTPYLEGALGEGINGKYDQNPLYRFDYFDCETYVDTVMALALARSLPDFRNKINQIRYKQGNVSFTQRNHFPSADWIPNNKRNGYIQELSYLIAGRKTNVSRTQINLPNWYRHLTTDRIQIPYLSPQEKEARLSQLKKEGADLYGSKNVSISYIPVFDLLQNSELRQKIPSGSLIFFVGHDSYLSSRIGTSMNVLHMSFAIWNNGQLYCRMASSKAGRVLDVLFQDYLKTYLSLGTLDGISVWSITEPT, translated from the coding sequence TTGTTTATTCCTTTAAGTTTTGCCGATACACAGGCTAATGATGAAATCGTCAATCAATTAATTTCATTAAACCAGAATTATCCAATTCAGCGACGAATTGAAATTCAAAGTGCAGCATTACTAAATACCCCTTATTTAGAAGGTGCGCTGGGTGAAGGTATCAATGGAAAATACGATCAAAATCCTTTATATCGATTTGATTATTTTGATTGTGAAACCTATGTTGATACGGTCATGGCTCTAGCACTAGCTAGAAGTCTTCCAGACTTTAGAAACAAAATCAATCAAATTCGTTATAAACAAGGTAATGTGAGTTTTACTCAACGTAATCATTTTCCCAGTGCTGATTGGATCCCCAATAATAAAAGAAATGGATATATTCAGGAGTTGAGTTATTTAATTGCGGGTCGTAAAACAAATGTTAGCAGAACCCAAATTAATTTGCCAAATTGGTATCGCCATTTAACTACCGATAGAATTCAAATTCCTTATTTAAGCCCCCAAGAAAAAGAAGCGCGGTTATCTCAATTAAAAAAAGAAGGTGCGGATTTGTATGGAAGTAAAAATGTAAGTATTTCTTATATTCCAGTCTTTGATTTGTTACAAAATTCTGAATTGAGGCAAAAAATTCCTAGTGGCAGTTTAATCTTTTTTGTCGGTCATGATTCTTATCTAAGTTCCCGAATAGGAACTTCTATGAATGTATTGCATATGAGCTTTGCTATTTGGAATAACGGCCAGCTTTATTGCCGCATGGCTTCATCAAAAGCAGGAAGAGTGTTAGATGTTTTGTTTCAAGATTATTTAAAAACCTATTTATCACTCGGTACTTTGGATGGTATAAGCGTATGGTCTATCACAGAACCGACTTAG
- the secB gene encoding protein-export chaperone SecB, whose product MNQPNKPSQQPEFIIQRVYVKDLSLETPHSPQAFQEEWQPELNLQFTMNTSDIGADNHEVVLQITVTAKSKDKTLFLVEVKQAGLFTLKGFTEEQNHQVMSITCPTILFPYAREAVSDLVGRAGFPPLYLAPVNFEALYAQQMQEQEDKGGSGKKENPSNSIITH is encoded by the coding sequence ATGAATCAACCAAACAAGCCTTCGCAACAGCCTGAATTTATTATTCAGCGTGTTTATGTTAAAGATTTGTCACTAGAAACTCCTCATTCCCCTCAGGCTTTTCAAGAAGAGTGGCAACCGGAATTAAATTTGCAGTTTACTATGAATACAAGTGATATCGGTGCCGATAATCATGAGGTTGTCTTACAAATCACTGTCACAGCGAAGTCAAAAGATAAAACCTTATTTTTGGTTGAGGTGAAACAAGCAGGACTTTTTACGCTAAAAGGATTCACTGAAGAGCAAAACCATCAAGTAATGAGTATAACTTGCCCCACTATTTTATTCCCTTATGCTAGAGAAGCTGTATCAGATTTGGTTGGCCGTGCGGGTTTTCCACCCCTCTATTTAGCGCCTGTTAATTTTGAAGCGTTGTATGCCCAGCAAATGCAAGAACAGGAAGATAAAGGCGGTAGTGGGAAAAAAGAAAATCCTTCGAATTCTATTATTACGCATTAA
- a CDS encoding queuosine precursor transporter yields the protein MKKATAPKNINQYILILGMINITISLAADVVAYKLVFLGPALVPGAPLIFPLTYIIGDIVAEVYGYNAAKQIIWITLACELFFSIAIKLIIHLPSPNFWHDQPSYNQVVDPILRFVLAGILAVISSSFINIYIISKWKILMKGRHFWLRSLGSSAIGGFILVLITILFGFSGHIHFSQLGYMIISVYSIEILYSLLGVWPASLITGFLKMEEQLDVYDTETDFNPFR from the coding sequence ATGAAAAAGGCCACGGCACCCAAAAATATTAATCAATATATCCTTATTTTAGGGATGATAAACATTACGATTAGTTTAGCGGCTGATGTCGTAGCATATAAATTAGTATTTCTTGGTCCTGCATTAGTGCCTGGCGCACCACTCATTTTTCCTTTAACGTATATTATTGGAGATATAGTGGCAGAAGTTTATGGTTATAATGCTGCTAAACAAATTATATGGATTACATTAGCGTGTGAATTATTTTTTTCGATTGCAATTAAATTGATTATTCATTTACCTTCTCCAAATTTTTGGCATGATCAACCATCTTATAATCAAGTAGTCGATCCTATATTAAGATTTGTTTTAGCTGGAATCTTAGCCGTGATAAGTAGCAGTTTTATTAATATATATATAATTTCAAAATGGAAAATATTAATGAAAGGTAGACACTTTTGGCTGCGCAGTTTAGGATCATCTGCTATAGGTGGATTTATTTTGGTTTTAATTACTATATTATTTGGATTTAGTGGCCATATACATTTTTCACAGTTGGGTTATATGATTATATCGGTCTACTCTATTGAAATATTATACTCATTGTTAGGTGTATGGCCTGCTTCGCTGATTACCGGTTTCTTGAAAATGGAAGAACAACTTGATGTGTATGATACCGAAACCGATTTTAATCCATTCAGATAA
- the grxC gene encoding glutaredoxin 3: MQKVVIYTTLGCPYCADAKELLNKKGVKYEEIQVDKDANKLAEMVKLSNRRSVPQIFINNKSIGGFDDLSKLATSGELDTLLKDE; the protein is encoded by the coding sequence ATGCAAAAAGTAGTGATATATACAACTCTAGGTTGTCCTTATTGCGCAGATGCTAAAGAATTACTGAACAAAAAAGGAGTTAAGTATGAAGAAATTCAAGTTGATAAAGATGCTAATAAACTAGCTGAAATGGTGAAACTAAGTAATCGACGTTCAGTGCCACAAATATTTATTAATAATAAATCTATCGGAGGGTTTGATGATTTATCAAAATTAGCTACCTCTGGCGAATTAGACACCTTACTAAAAGACGAGTAA
- a CDS encoding iron-sulfur cluster assembly accessory protein, with product MTQVKVPIYDPAQNKSKEGQLYLTPSAIKHIKKILAKQIRGKCFRLSIKRSGCSGFAYEVNYVDSFHSEDLKFSIDNDLAVFVDRLSFPILKGVCIDYVQNGLNGTLKFINPNQTAACGCGESFSIEEK from the coding sequence ATGACACAAGTTAAAGTTCCTATCTACGATCCTGCTCAAAATAAAAGTAAGGAGGGTCAGCTTTATTTAACTCCTTCCGCGATTAAACATATTAAAAAGATCCTGGCCAAGCAAATACGGGGGAAATGTTTTCGTTTGAGTATTAAGCGTTCTGGTTGCTCAGGTTTTGCGTATGAAGTGAATTATGTAGATAGCTTCCATTCTGAAGATTTAAAATTTTCTATTGATAATGATTTAGCTGTTTTTGTTGATCGATTGAGTTTTCCTATCTTAAAGGGGGTTTGTATCGATTATGTACAAAATGGACTTAATGGCACGCTGAAATTCATTAACCCAAATCAAACGGCTGCCTGTGGATGTGGCGAAAGTTTTAGTATAGAGGAAAAATAG
- a CDS encoding cupin domain-containing protein, with amino-acid sequence MLSKKEFIEILKKIRSIDILDPKEKRYLNNILSSENDLPDSISLAKIVEKLALKDLREVTDEDGYFKQITENSNSEKSIIYYVLNEEQISCLHTLQVDEKWEWLGGSTIAIYIFLESEYKEIILGPDNPTFMVNKDTLFGARNILSSNGSPYSLVTCTCEPSFHHTLYSIPTSDELKKLQGKHGPIIDELTPKILKNPINKTKSSDENIHNNPKNKFIRSAFLFCAQCIGIKKNEEQTPLINSPQNNR; translated from the coding sequence ATGTTATCTAAAAAAGAATTTATTGAAATACTAAAAAAAATACGCTCTATTGACATCCTGGATCCTAAAGAAAAACGATATTTAAACAATATTCTTTCTTCAGAAAATGACCTACCAGATTCGATTTCATTAGCTAAAATAGTCGAAAAATTAGCTTTAAAGGATCTTCGTGAAGTTACCGATGAAGATGGTTATTTTAAACAAATAACTGAAAATTCAAATTCTGAAAAATCAATAATATATTATGTTCTAAATGAAGAACAAATTTCGTGTTTGCATACGTTACAAGTTGACGAAAAATGGGAATGGTTAGGCGGAAGTACAATCGCTATTTATATTTTTTTAGAATCAGAATATAAAGAAATTATTTTAGGACCAGACAATCCTACTTTTATGGTAAATAAAGATACATTGTTTGGAGCTAGAAATATACTTTCATCGAATGGCTCCCCTTATAGTTTGGTTACATGTACATGCGAACCAAGTTTTCATCATACACTTTATTCAATTCCAACTTCTGATGAATTAAAAAAACTTCAAGGTAAACATGGACCAATTATTGATGAGCTTACTCCTAAAATATTAAAAAACCCTATTAATAAGACTAAATCCTCTGATGAGAATATACATAATAATCCAAAAAATAAATTTATTCGATCTGCTTTTTTATTTTGTGCCCAATGTATTGGTATAAAAAAAAATGAAGAACAAACTCCTTTAATTAATTCACCACAAAATAATAGATAA